A part of Podarcis muralis chromosome 15, rPodMur119.hap1.1, whole genome shotgun sequence genomic DNA contains:
- the SRSF1 gene encoding serine/arginine-rich splicing factor 1 isoform X3 codes for MSGGGVIRGPAGNNDCRIYVGNLPPDIRTKDIEDVFYKYGAIRDIDLKNRRGGPPFAFVEFEDPRDAEDAVYGRDGYDYDGYRLRVEFPRSGRGTGRGGGGGGGGGAPRGRYGPPSRRSEYRVIVSGLPPSGSWQDLKDHMREAGDVCYADVFRDGTGVVEFVRKEDMTYAVRKLDNTKFRSHETYLKRWIKNALD; via the exons ATGTCTGGTGGCGGCGTGATCCGCGGCCCGGCCGGGAACAACGACTGCCGCATCTACGTGGGGAACCTGCCGCCGGACATCCGCACCAAGGACATCGAGGACGTCTTCTACAAGTACGGCGCCATCCGGGACATCGACCTCAAGAACCGCCGCGGGGGCCCGCCGTTCGCCTTCGTCGAGTTCGAGGACCCCAG GGATGCGGAGGATGCAGTCTACGGACGGGATGGATATGATTATGATGGGTATCGTCTACGAGTGGAGTTTCCTCGAAGTGGACGGGGCActggcaggggaggaggaggcggtggaGGTGGTGGGGCCCCAAGGGGCAGATATGGACCCCCATCCAGGCGATCAGAGTACAGAGTGATAGTATCAG GACTACCTCCCAGTGGAAGCTGGCAGGATTTAAAGGATCACATGCGTGAAGCAGGTGATGTATGTTATGCTGATGTTTTCCGAGATGGAACTGGTGTCGTGGAGTTTGTACGGAAAGAAGATATGACCTACGCAGTACGAAAACTGGATAACACTAAGTTTAGATCTCATGAG